One Lutzomyia longipalpis isolate SR_M1_2022 chromosome 4, ASM2433408v1 DNA segment encodes these proteins:
- the LOC129795506 gene encoding flap endonuclease GEN, translating into MGVRDLWTILEPYHDRKPLYELSGKVVAIDLGGWVCENQNVVDYPVQPRLYLRNLFHRTCYLLLANVTPVFVLEGDAPEVKYDEIARRNDIQFRGGAPKKTQRKDKNKGRTRFNGVLKLCENLLRTMGLECVQAPGEAEAFCAHLNRAGLVDGVVSQDSDCFAYGARKVYRNFSVAKQGAVAASGGAVDIYDMDKISQILDLGQNKIVLLALLAGCDYCPGVAGVGKDSVMKLFSVYTEAEILQHVQMWRQQEDKFSNLEAMVEDKNVCVNCGHPGKLQSHTRKGCSACNSTTGCDSTLWREKRLLIRTEIQIRRRALTDAAFPRQEIIDEFLQSIETPRELNLSWKSPNVVRFVRMMVKNLQWEELYAFQKILPLVTRWQLIHGHDEVVLPREIRKKRTLKGVSSFEVVWKEGSPFFEGLIPDEQITAFLTDNPSGIDSLWTTIEPAVLLEATHGNLVQEFLDSRPQKKKRKKKRKPEDSLSTFDAMKDELKNIEKKASRRKGPVPKGVQKIDKYFEKIEREDSILRAVENIPENHKDEGELSDIIAQIVARPPHVTNLNGRELFYASTETHLVVNPSHNTPEEVDASKEEAFPDVSEAQTAQKVVDIPEDDMDELDLLVAGISVKPPAVSTPKYHKTPNEPPETDDVAFLLENLNTTVDLFESTLDMSRKFFEEAESDDD; encoded by the exons ATGGGAGTGCGGGATTTGTGGACAATTCTGGAGCCCTATCATGACAGGAAGCCTCTCTATGAGCTGTCCGGGAAGGTAGTGGCTATAGATCTTGGTGGGTGGGTGTGTGAGAATCAAAATGTCGTGGATTATCCCGTTCAGCCTCGATTGTATCTCAG GAATCTCTTCCATCGCACCTGCTACCTACTGCTGGCAAATGTAACCCCAGTTTTTGTCCTTGAGGGAGATGCTCCGGAAGTGAAATATGATGAAATTGCTCGAAGGAATGACATCCAATTCCGCGGTGGGGCTCCAAAGAAAACACAGCGAAAGGATAAGAACAAGGGCCGAACACGCTTCAACGGAGTCCTCAAGCTCTGTGAGAATCTTCTCCGAACCATGGGCCTGGAATGCGTACAAGCTCCCGGAGAAGCCGAAGCTTTCTGTGCTCACCTCAACCGGGCAGGTCTTGTGGATGGTGTGGTGAGTCAAGATTCAGATTGCTTCGCCTATGGAGCCCGGAAGGTGTACAGGAATTTCTCAGTGGCAAAACAGGGAGCAGTAGCTGCTTCCGGTGGAGCTGTTGATATCTACGACATGGACAAAATATCCCAAATTCTCGATCTTgggcaaaataaaattgtccTCCTTGCCCTTCTTGCGGGATGTGACTACTGTCCAGGTGTAGCTGGTGTGGGAAAAGATTCCGTAATGAAGCTCTTCTCTGTCTACACGGAAGCTGAAATTTTGCAACATGTCCAAATGTGGAGGCAGCAGGAAGATAAGTTTAGCAACCTCGAAGCCATGGTGGAGGATAAGAATGTCTGTGTCAACTGCGGGCACCCTGGGAAGCTACAGAGTCACACACGAAAGGGATGCAGTGCCTGCAATTCAACCACCGGATGTGATTCCACACTGTGGCGCGAAAAACGACTGCTAATCCGAACGGAGATTCAAATTCGTCGTCGAGCTCTCACGGATGCAGCATTCCCAAGACAAGAGATAATTGATGAATTCCTCCAGAGCATAGAAACCCCACGAGAGCTAAATCTGTCATGGAAAAGCCCCAATGTGGTGCGTTTTGTCCGGATGATggtgaaaaatcttcaatgggAAGAACTCTATGCGTTCCAGAAGATCCTACCACTTGTAACCCGATGGCAGCTAATCCATGGCCATGATGAAGTTGTTCTTCCGCGGGAAATCCGCAAGAAGCGCACACTGAAGGGAGTTTCGAGCTTTGAAGTTGTCTGGAAGGAGGGAAGTCCCTTCTTCGAAGGATTAATTCCCGATGAACAAATCACAGCCTTCCTCACGGATAATCCGTCTGGAATTGACAGCTTGTGGACGACAATTGAACCAGCTGTACTCCTGGAAGCCACTCATGGGAATCTCGTGCAGGAATTCCTCGATAGTCgtccacaaaaaaagaagagaaaaaagaaaaggaaaccCGAAGATTCTCTCAGTACTTTCGATGCAATGAAAGATGAACTGAAGAATATCGAGAAGAAGGCATCAAGGAGAAAGGGTCCTGTACCAAAGGGAGTacagaaaattgataaatactTCGAGAAAATTGAACGAGAAGACAGTATCCTCAGAGCTGTGGAGAATATCccggaaaatcacaaagatGAGGGAGAACTTTCGGATATAATTGCCCAGATTGTTGCTCGACCACCACATGTGACGAATTTGAATGGCCGGGAGCTCTTCTATGCCTCCACAGAGACTCATTTGGTGGTGAATCCATCTCATAATACTCCCGAAGAAGTAGATGCTTCAAAAGAAGAAGCATTCCCGGATGTTTCAGAAGCGCAGACTGCTCAAAAAGTTGTGGATATTCCAGAGGATGACATGGATGAGCTTGATCTTCTTGTTGCGGGTATTTCAGTGAAACCACCTGCAGTTTCCACGCCAAAGTACCACAAAACTCCCAATGAGCCTCCAGAAACCGATGATGTAGCCTTCCTCCTGGAAAATCTCAATACGACCGTTGATCTCTTTGAATCAACCTTGGATATGTCCAGGAAGTTCTTTGAAGAGGCTGAATCTGATgatgattaa
- the LOC129795718 gene encoding DNA-binding protein SMUBP-2: protein MASSGGGASKKRQRKKNASRDIAPEAAQSTSADACGTTPSARKQQNPILATYRPDVNDSGTMVKEIPTDVVNENLTDVLESVHIIDSLCDYKTCKQKTSLMGQDCTYCRKRFCFKHGLPEVHGCGEAIKKDERKKFMHPIPEKTRREQEDLAKLRVKFKENLKDMQRQRLAKPPTKAKSEKK from the exons ATGg CATCATCCGGGGGCGGGGCATCGAAGAAGCGTCAAAGGAAGAAGAATGCATCCAGAGACATCGCTCCGGAAGCTGCACAATCAACTTCCGCAGATGCATGTGGTACAACACCATCAGCTAGGAAACAACAAAATCCCATCCTTGCCACCTACCGTCCGGATGTTAATGATTCCGGAACGATGGTCAAGGAAATTCCCACGGATGTGGTGAATGAGAATCTCACAGATGTCCTGGAGTCTGTCCACATCATTGATTCCCTCTGTGACTACAAAACATGCAAACAGAAGACATCCCTCATGGGGCAGGATTGTACGTACTGCCGCAAGAGATTCTGCTTCAAGCACGGTCTACCTGAGGTTCATGGATGCGGCGAGGCCATCAAGAAGGATGAGAGGAAGAAATTCATGCATCCCATCCCGGAAAAGACACGTCGTGAGCAGGAAGATTTGGCAAAGTTACGTgtgaaattcaaggaaaatctcaaggaTATGCAGCGACAGAGGCTCGCAAAGCCCCCAACTAAAGCTAAatctgaaaagaaataa
- the LOC129795520 gene encoding golgin subfamily A member 1, with amino-acid sequence MFASLKNKIKEETGTEVPNLPRPPGRRYQRGRLDSFNSMTSIDDLSLIEQKDAEIAALRLQCNDMEGKCDELTKKVEATNEEKDRLEKANALLEESVRVCQVQKDLICEEQDKIQNLQLEEISKLKNLVMFRDQEAVDRLQALKQTQQQLDQCRSELARLQELEPMLEDAKDEVERLRHSTQIEKNTLTTTLAAVEEENRHLKSRLEIYEESRSILTTSADEKVKSLLQERKMLEQRLEEAHLHLSDIKSSWSGQNLALETQVSRLSRQVAEETTEKRKALQDRDDFQETIKRLEFEVEKCHEEIRQRDNKIKLLSEEIDDLSSTLRETRLENEEDVAFLRSKAEKCAEENEELKRRLNEAEMRLSEQEEAHGRTEAQLRDEIGGLSEKIRELSVALEQEKAENAKIALKNAEISQSEEILKQSLREEQDEISEMGEKMTKLRAELKERNSREASLEEQIQQLQSILDGETDKLARIDQLSTELSEKNKTIKQLNQRLGDMKKTLQQEIKSNNNVTGTSSSNHIQPPLPVDKMMPTVTEKLGDGAVVMDEVNFKYLKHVIFKFLTSREVEARHLIKAVATLLHLTSEEERVLHETLDWKSSWFGTRIAPS; translated from the exons ATGTTTGCATCGCTGAAGAATAAGATTAAGGAGGAGACGGGCACGGAAGTGCCGAATTTACCACGACCACCAGGAAGGCGATACCAGCGTGGAAGATTGGATTCGTTCAACAGTATGACCTCCATTGATGATTTGTCACTCATTGAGCAG AAAGACGCCGAAATTGCAGCTCTACGGCTGCAGTGCAATGACATGGAGGGGAAATGCGATGAGCTGACAAAGAAGGTGGAGGCGACGAATGAGGAAAAGGATCGACTGGAGAAGGCTAATGCCCTCCTCGAGGAATCCGTACGTGTGTGTCAGGTGCAGAAGGATCTAATTTGCGAGGAGCaggataaaattcaaaatctcCAACTTGAGGAGATCTCAAAGCTCAAGAATTTGGTGATGTTCCGCGATCAGGAGGCTGTAGATCGTCTTCAGGCACTCAAGCAGACGCAACAGCAACTGGATCAGTGTCGTAGTGAATTGGCGCGTCTTCAGGAGCTCGAACCAATGCTCGAGGATGCCAAG GATGAGGTTGAACGCTTGAGACATTCCACGCAAATTGAGAAGAACACACTGACGACCACATTGGCGGCAGTTGAGGAGGAAAATCGCCATTTGAAGAGTCGTCTTGAGATCTATGAGGAATCTCGATCGATTCTCACCACGTCGGCCGATGAGAAAGTCAAATCGTTGCTGCAGGAAAGGAAAATGCTGGAGCAGCGTCTCGAGGAGGCGCACCTCCATCTGTCGGACATTAAGAGTTCATGGAGTGGGCAGAATTTAGCGTTGGAGACCCAAGTTAGTCGCCTATCCCGTCAAGTTGCCGAAGAGACCACGGAGAAGAGGAAGGCTCTGCAGGATCGTGATGATTTTCAGGAGACAATCAAAAGGCTCGAGTTTGAGGTGGAAAAGTGCCACGAAGAAATTCGACAGAGAGACAATAAA aTAAAACTCCTGAGTGAGGAAATTGATGACCTCAGCTCAACCCTGAGGGAGACACGACTCGAAAATGAGGAAGATGTGGCTTTTTTGCGTAGCAAGGCC GAAAAATGCGCAGAGGAAAATGAGGAGCTGAAGAGGCGACTTAATGAGGCAGAAATGCGATTGTCGGAACAAGAGGAGGCCCATGGGCGTACTGAGGCGCAACTTCGGGATGAAATTGGGGGattgagtgagaaaattcgTGAATTGTCCGTGGCATTGGAGCAGGAGAAGGCGGAGAATGCGAAGATTGCGCTGAAGAATGCGGAAATTTCACAGAGCGAAGAGATTCTCAAGCAGAGTCTGCGTGAGGAACAGGATGAAATTTCTGAGATGGGAGAGAAGATGACAAAGCTACGGGCGGAATTGAAAGAAAG GAATTCCAGGGAAGCTAGCTTAGAGGAACAAATTCAGCAATTGCAGTCAATTCTCGATGGGGAAACGGACAAATTGGCGAGGATTGATCAACTGAGTACGGAGCTGAGTGAGAAGAACAAA ACAATAAAGCAACTAAATCAACGTCTTGGTGACATGAAGAAGACACTGCAGCAGGAGATAAAGAGCAACAACAACGTCACGGGGACATCGTCGTCGAATCACATTCAACCCCCATTGCCAGTGGATAAGATGATGCCAACAGTGACGGAGAAGCTTGGGGATGGGGCTGTTGTGATGGATGAGGTGAACTTTAAGTATCTCAAGCATGTCATCTTTAAGTTCCTCACAAGCCGCGAAGTTGAGGCGCGACACCTCATAAAGGCTGTGGCAACACTACTTCATCTCACGAGCGAAGAGGAGCGCGTCCTGCATGAGACGCTCGATTGGAAGAGTAGCTGGTTCGGTACGCGCATTGCACCGAGTTAA
- the LOC129795540 gene encoding glucose dehydrogenase [FAD, quinone]-like: protein MWRLNLYLSVVAWKIACYSLFGILLTWNFLQNLNIFPVEIKNEYEYIIVGTGVGGATVAAGIASEDVLVLEAGMEAPFFMDIPVLGPMLQNSPYEWNYYTMPQEKAAKAMKNHQLHCPQGKVFGGSHMLNNLLYLRGHPEDYRVYVEGDYDFHRDIEEYFDRFEADLQPQKLKFHTKLADAFAEVGQEIDGGSFGSPHVTQSNGMRFTMAKFYQKLTREGKREGHQLILGALVTRVTFEEPQMRANGVEFIKSNQRYTAKARKGVILAAGAIGSPKILLQSGIGPTEHLQDVGIPVRSNLPVGENLMDHVTTGYNLVLLNESLHMDIFDILSPQSLYSYIFHAEGPLTMAGCESTAILPAPPGELPNLQFMVLPVGVTQDYGAHLRAITNIDDTAWRGYFEKMLGMSSVTILPTLLHPKSRGFIQLRDSNPTSPPIINPKYLSHPDDAQILIQGIRTLQELLSTEAMKKIGAEINPLLFPGCESHQWDTTAYWKCYVEHVTLSAFHTAGTCSMGSVVEKDFRVRNVEKLFVVDASVMPTLPSANPIATIGMLAHRFLAIHGISKYNEKN from the exons ATGTGGAGATTAAACCTCTATTTGTCTGTAGTAGCGTGGAAAATTGCCTGCTATTCCCTCTTCGGTATCCTCCTCACGtggaatttccttcaaaatctcaatattttcccggtggaaattaaaaatgagtACGAGTACATAATTG TTGGAACTGGAGTTGGAGGAGCAACAGTTGCAGCTGGGATTGCAAGTGAGGACGTTCTGGTTTTGGAGGCTGGCATGGAAGCTCCATTCTTTATGGATATCCCTGTGCTGGGTCCTATGCTGCAGAATAGCCCCTACGAATGGAACTACTACACGATGCCTCAAGAAAAAGCCGCAAAAgcaatgaaaaatcatcaactACACTGCCCTCAGGGAAAAGTTTTCGGTGGTAGTCACATGTTGAACAATTTGTTGTACCTTCGTGGTCATCCTGAGGACTACAGGGTGTACGTGGAGGGAGATTATGACTTTCATCGGGATATTGAGGAATATTTTGATAGATTTGAAGCGGATTTGCAGCCGCAGAAGttgaaatttcacacaaaactcGCGGATGCTTTTGCAGAAGTTGGCCAGGAGATTGATGGAGGTTCCTTTGGAAGTCCTCATGTTACACAGAGCAATGGAATGCGCTTCACAATGGCAAAATTCTATCAGAAACTCACGAGAGAGGGCAAAAGGGAAGGACATCAATTGATTTTGGGTGCTCTGGTAACCCGGGTGACCTTTGAGGAGCCCCAGATGCGTGCCAATGGGGTGGAATTCATAAAATCCAACCAACGGTACACAGCGAAAGCCCGGAAAGGGGTTATTCTCGCAGCTGGTGCCATTGGAAGTCCCAAAATTCTCCTCCAATCCGGTATTGGTCCCACTGAGCATCTCCAAGACGTTGGAATACCCGTGAGAAGCAATCTTCCCGTTGGGGAGAATCTCATGGATCACGTGACAACGGGATACAACCTCGTGCTCCTCAATGAGAGCCTCCACATGGATATTTTTGACATTCTCTCACCACAAAGCCTCTATTCCTACATCTTTCACGCCGAAGGTCCTCTCACGATGGCCGGGTGTGAATCCACAGCTATTCTTCCTGCTCCACCTGGTGAGCTTCCAAACCTCCAATTTATGGTACTTCCCGTGGGCGTAACACAAGACTACGGAGCTCATTTGCGTGCAATAACCAACATAGACGACACAGCATGGCGAGGATACTTTGAAAAGATGCTGGGAATGTCCTCTGTGACAATTCTACCAACTCTTCTTCATCCCAAGAGTCGTGGTTTCATCCAGCTACGCGATAGCAATCCCACAAGTCCTCCAATTATCAATCCCAAGTACCTAAGTCACCCAGATGACGCACAAATCCTCATTCAGGGCATCCGGACGCTCCAAGAACTCCTTTCAACGGaagcaatgaagaaaattggtgCAGAAATTAATCCTCTTCTCTTTCCCGGCTGTGAATCCCATCAATGGGATACCACAGCGTACTGGAAGTGCTACGTTGAGCACGTAACCCTTAGCGCCTTCCACACAGCTGGGACGTGTAGTATGGGCAGTGTAGTTGAGAAGGATTTTCGTGTGCGAAATGTGGAGAAACTCTTCGTTGTTGATGCTTCTGTGATGCCCACACTGCCTAGTGCTAATCCCATAGCCACCATTGGAATGCTAGCTCATCGTTTCCTTGCCATTCATGGAATTTCAAAGTACAACGAGAAGAATTGA